agcaaattcttcaTAAAGTAGTTAAGAAGACTCGTAAGGTGTTAGGCCTGATATTTCCGCAATATGTTCAAGGTACAATCATGCCTTGGCCTGACATTCAGGACAGAAGCTTCAGGATAGCTCAAGCTTGGCACCAGGCAGGAGAGGATAACGGTCACATATATAGATATTATTTGACCAAGTCAACAAGCCTTATATGGAATAATTTGGTAATTAAACCAGCAATTAAGGAGAATAATTGGTCATTATTATGGAGCATTCTTCCGTCTAATTAAGCGCATTAAAGACAACAATTAATGGTATCATTAAGAGAGAATATTATGCCATCAAGGAGGAAGATTACGCGGATATATGGAGAATACTATATAAAGAAGGCTAAAGACCATTTGAAGACACACAATATCATTCTACCATACAAGACAAGATTATAAGTTCAACATTTACAATACTTAAGAACAATATACATCGTTTAGTATAAGATACAATTATTCTCCAAATATTATAGTGAAAACCTCTCCgagcttggtgcccgtggttttttcccattcaagggttttccacataCAGAAACCATTGTCTTACTTATTCtctttattttccttttctttacgTTTTATTAACCCTACCCTGCAGCCAAACATAAGATAAATGATCTAGTTAATTCTGCTAACTCTCTACCCTGATCTAATTCAGCCCTGCGCAGAATTTAGATAAAACAATTGGCACCTACCGTGGGGGCATCTAGCTCATTAAATACCTTTTTTCCCCTTTTTTTCCACAAAGAAAATCTTAAAAGAAACTATAAATGGCCACCCCAACCATAGAGGAGCAACTAGCTGCTGCATTACAAAAAGTGGCTTAATCCGAGGTTGAAATCCaacaattgaaagaatctgagtcagccttGAAGCAGAAGTTGGAGAAACCCAAAGGATTAAGCTCCAAGATCCAGCCAGGAATcccattttcatcaattatcAAACACTTTGATTTCTCAAACTTTGGCAGTCCAAGTGGTGTAAAAAAAGTGATcaacattgatgatgatgacattcCCAAATATGACAACGAAAAGCCTGATGAAACAGGAGCAGCCGTCATGATGGCAATAGTCCAAGAAATTTATaaactcaacgaaaaattcaaaaaaatacatGGATTTCTTGCCAGCATGGAGGAGGCTGCCCCAGAGAGTTATGCTGACTCACCCTTCATAGACGAGATAGCTAGGGTGGTTCTCCCCAAGAAATTTGTGATTCCATCTATAAAGACTTATGATGAGACCTCAGATCCATAGAACTATGTAGCCTTCTACAAACAAAAGatgttggctgcatctattcccagtgAATTTAGGCAGGTTTGCATGTGCAAATGATTTAGAACCACCCTGACCGGTCCTGCACTGCAGTGGTACATTAACCTGCCAAATAGAAGTATCAAATCCTTTGCTGACCTGATCAATACGTACAACCAgcagtttgccagcagcagggaGTTGGAAAAGCGTTCCACTGACATATATAGGATTACCCCGATAAAAGATGAGAGCCTTAGAAGTTTTCTTGCTAGATTTAACAAGGAAAAAGTATCAATCCCCAGGTATGACGTCGGCACAGCAGTGGAAGCATTCAGGCAGGGACTGTTACCTAACAGTGACCTTTATGGTGAATTAACCAAGTATCCCTGTCACTCATTCGAAGATGTCTAGGCAAAGACGCTTGCCTATATCAGGCTAGAGGAAGACAAGAGTTACAAGTTTGGAGGATCTTGCAATTCAAAAGACTATGATAAGCCGAACAGAAAAAGGGGCGGCAGAAGCAATAACTACAGGAGTGGTCCATACACCAAGCCTGATAAATCAGAAGTCAACCTAACGCAAGAACAgcaaggtaaggctaaagttcATCCATCTATCTCTGAACATAGCTTCTGTGTTGATATTGCAGGTTTGATCAAACGATTGGATAACATGGGGCCAGTAGTCAGGTGGCCCAGGAAGCCAGACAACCTGAATCCAAGGAAGGACCATACCaaatggtgtgaatttcacatggacatggGGCACACGACAAAAGATTGCTTTACCCTCAGAAAGGAAGTAGCCTACCTGTTGAAAGCTGGATACTTCAAAGACCTGATCAAAGCTATGGGCAGAATTGAAGACCCCAGCAAAAACAATAAGGAGAAGAAGCAGGAACGCAATCTCCCTCCCTCACCTCCACTCTACGATGTAAAATTTATAAATGgtggatcagaaatctgtggcctgaccagttcagcaacAAAGAAAATATCCAGGACGCCTCAAACTAAGTCTCCTTGCAAGCCTAACAACATACCACCCATCACATTCAATGATTGTGATTTGGTAGGCATTCCTAACATTCaccatgatggcctggtaatctCCATGCAAATTGGAACCGCCAATGTAAGGAGGATCTtggtagacggaggcagctcagtaaacctgatcatgctagaTGTGCTCAAAGCCATGAAGATCAAAgaggatcaaatcaccaagaaGTCCAGTGTCTTGGTAGGGTTCAATGGCAAGACGAAGAACATATTGGGAAAAATCTATCTTCCTACCTATGCTGAAGGTGTTGCAtcctatgaaagatttggagtcctagaCTGCCTATCCTcttacaacgtcatcctaggCAGATcttggattcacaatgtcaaggttGTCCCCTAAACTTACCATCAATGCATCAAGATGCCAACGGATTGGGGAGTGGCAACTATCAAAGGTGAGCATAAGTCAGCCCAAGAGTGCTATACCGAGGTCctaaagccttccaaggcaggtaagtccctcgcatagtAATTACcataccctgtcaggagcacgtATGTGGCACCACCCaagatggaaacagatcaggtaatcctcaaccctgagtatcctgacaggtatgttctagTTGGCTCTGATGCCTCTGACTCAATCGGGCCCAAGTTAGTAAgtttccttaaaaataaatcttcCTGTTTTTCTTGGTCTCACTTTGATATGACTGGGATTAGTGCTGATATTATCACTCATAAACTTAATATTGACACATCTTTTAAGCTTGGACAACAGAAAAGACGAAATTTTGCACCAGAAAGAAACActattaatgaagaagtggacaaactctTTGACATGGGCATGATCaaagaagtaatgtaccctgaatggctagcaaaCGTGGTGgtcgtgcagaaaaagaatggcaaatggagagtctgtgtagattacactgactTAAACAAAGCCTATCCAAAAGATCCATTCCCTCttccacatattgatgccatggtagatgcaACAGCAGGACACGAAAAGCTCACGTTCATGGATGCTTCCATTGGATTCAATCAGATAAAGATgtaccctgctgaccaggagagtattGCATTCATTACTGACCGGGGCATATATTGTTACACTGCTATGCCATTCGATctaaagaatgcaggggcaacataccatcGCCTGTATCAACTTGATGTTTAAAGAGCAGATTGGGGACACCATGGAggtctacattgatgacatggtagtgaAGTCCAAAAATTCacaagatcatgtgaagcacttGGAACAAGCATTTCAAATCCTAGAAagatacaacatgaagctcaatcctgcaaaatgccactttggagtttctGCAGGGAAGTTCTTAGAATATATGGTGACCAAGAGACGCATAGAAGCCAACCCTAAATAGATCAAGGCCATACTAGAGTTACAGTCACCCAAGACTGTCAAAGACATTCAAAAATTGACAGGaagggtagctgccctgaacagATCTATATCCAGATCATCTGAAAGGCGTAAAACATTTAACAACCTACTCAGAAAAATAAGCAGTTCCAATGGATCCATGAACATGAAGAAGCCTTTCAAGATTTAAAATTATATCTCTCATCCCCACCTATACTGGCCAAGCCAGAAAAAGGGGGAGCCTCTGTCAGTATACCTCTCAGTCACTGAAACCGCGGTAAGTGCAGTCTTGGTAAAAGAACTGGAATGCCAGCAACACCATGTCTATTATGCAAGTAAAAGTTTACTATATGCACAACTGAGATATGACTTACTTGAAAAGTATGTTTTACCTTTGATCATGTCATGTGCCATGTTGCGTCCTTATTTCGATTCTCACCCTATAATAGTTAAGACCAACCTACCCATAAAAGCTGTGCTACGAAAGTCTGAActatcaggcaggatggccaaattgTCAGTCCAGCATAGTACCTATGATATCACCTTTGAACCTAGGAAAACAATTAAATCACAGatcttagcagactttgtggctgatttcagccctaacctagaatcaGACCTGGATAAAGAAGTCAatcaattagaaaataaaaccccggACCAGCAGTGGACCATTTTCACTGATGGAGCATTCAACGTATGGGGCACAGGGTTATGAGTAGTGCTAAAATCGCCACAAGGGGACACTATAGCCCAGGCTGtgagttgtgagttcaaagctactaACAATGAGGCTGAGTATGAAGCCCTCATAGtaggactcaaggtatgtctagacctcggtgttcaaaacttaAAGGTAAAAATTGATTCGCttttaattgcaaatcaaataaaaGGAATTTATACAGAAATGGATGAAAAAAAGATTTTATATTTAGAATATGCCAAAAAAAATTTACCATAAATTCATTTCATTTGACATTGAGCAAATACCAAGAaacctgaatacccaggctgatgctctggccagccttGCTTCAAATTTCACCCCTACTTTTTTTGATAAGATACGTATTGTTCATATACTTAAACCTGCTATCAGCAAACCCGAACAAGTTACTCCTGTCAACACTGACAATGACTGCCGGACTAAACCCTACTACGACTGGTTCCTACGAGGTGTACTACCTCAGGGCAGACACGAAGCCAGAGCATTTAAAATTAGGGCCTCTTCTTTTTCCATCAGCAATAATACTCTGTTTAAAAGATCTCAGGCTGGACCCTATCTAAGGTGCCTTGAACCACATGAAGCCAAGCAAGTACTTCAAAAAATTCATAAAGGATATTGCGTCAATCATAAAggaggaagaagcctggcaagcaaggtactcgGGACTGGCTATTACTGGCCAACCCTGAGGGCTGACTATCTAGACTATTGTGCAAAGTGTGAAGCCTGCCAAATACACGCCCCAATTAATCATCAGCCATCAGAAATACTACATTCAATATCTGCATCCTGACCATTCTTaaaatggggcatggatatagaaGGAAAACTCTCAGTAGCCCCAGGCCAAAAAGtgttcatgttagccatgactgatttCTTCTCCAAGGGGATTGAAGGGGATTCTTTTAGGCAGGTTACGGAAAAGGAAGtaaatatccttcatcaggacaaatatCATGTGCAGGTACAGAGTCCCTTCAGAGATAGTCTGCGACATTGGCACTCAGTTCGTTGGAAAAAGAACCAAGGCTTTCTGTGACGAATGGAATATAAACCTGGTGACTTCGACCCCTGGCTACCCAAAAGCAAACGGCCCGGCTAAATCAAGCAATAAAGTAGTCATCAACTGCCTGAAAAAGAAGCTGAAGAGTAGACGAGGCAGATGGGTTGAAGAACTTCCACTGGTACTCTGGGCATACAGGATAACTCCAAAAACATCAACAGGCCAGACACCTTACTCCCTAGTATATAAGTGTGAAGCAGTCATCCCTGTGGAAGTACATGTGCCAACCTCAAGATACAGCCTAAACAACATCGAAGCAAATGCCGACCTgatgcaagacaaattagtcctGACAGAAGAATTGAGAGAttctgccaaaatcaggatggcttCATATCAACAAACAGTAGCTAAAAGCTATAACAAGAATGTCAAAATTAGAGTTTTCAGGGAATGGGACCTTGTCATACGAAAattattcccaaacaaaaaagaaaTATCAGCAGACAAGTTTACCCCTGCATGGGAAGGCCCATATTTAATAGACTCAATCGTCGGACAGGGAGCAGATAGGCTACAAaccttagaaggagaaatgatcctgagatcttggaatgtaactcatttgaaaCTATTTCATATATAATTCTTGGAACAAAACAGCTATACCCTGTCCTGATAAGGTAAAAATTCAAATTTAAACTTGTAATTATTTGATACATCTATTCCTGCTTTCTTTGCCTGATGAAATTACCTGCCTTATATGATCAACAAGCAAATTCTATATGTACCCTGTATGAAAAACTTATGTGTTCTACCTTGCTTACATATACATACTTTAATATAATACTTGAATTCTAAAAAAATTATACATGAATTGTTGTTACATGAATAAAATCTTCAGGATTGAGGCTACCCTGTTATAGCTGTACTTTTTGAAGTACCTTTTAAAATTTTCCGCATCCTGTCGTGCCCAAACGAAGGTTGGTAACCCACACCAGATACGGTAAATACAGGCATGAAATAGTTGCCCAACACAGGTATTTACTGCACACCTCTACAACGGCTAGATGCAGTACTGTGACGTGCAAGAGGGTGAGAGACCTTGACGACCGTCCAAATGTCCTcccgacaggccgaataccaagccctccagccaggcaggggacataagccctccagttAGGCCGGATCCCACCCACTTTAATCATAACAGAAAAAACTGCATATGATTATAGAGTTAGTAAAACATAAGACAGGTTAACAGGCTGAAAAATATCTTTAACAGGTTAACAGGTTGAAGAAAAACTCATCAACATAAGAAGAAACAAACTCAGAAATCAGGCAATCCAGAAATAAAAAAAGAAAGCCAGAATGGCAAACTTGTCATCATTACCAAGCCCtcaccccctggggcaaaggcaacAAAAAGTTTAACTTATCAGGGATACCTTCCCTAACAAGAGGAACCAAAATACCAGATTCTttatccagggacatcccccctagaTGGACCAAACCaaaaatattaaaatttcataAAAACTACTGCTTCTCCTAAGAAGCAACATCAACAGCATCACACTCGGCCTCCTTAGCAACCCCAACATCTTGCTCCGCTGGAGAATCCACTTCCTCCTCTTCACCAAGGTTGTGCAAATTAGGATACCTCTGAGCAGCAAGGACCATCTCAGCCTCAGGGTCCCATTTGGCTCTAGCCTCCACAGGCTCAGACATTGCAGCAACTTTCCCCATGATAAAGAAGTAGAAAGCAACATCATCAAGCTTGCCCTCCATGTCATCCTTCTCCATGTTGAGCTTCTCATTCCTCTACAAAGCCTGTTGCAACAGCTGTTTGGCAGACCCAGCTTCCAACTTGGCAGTATCACGCTGGATCTGCGCCCTCTTCAAATCAGCCTTGGCAGCAACTAAGTCAGCCTGAGCAAAGGAAAACTCAGACTTCAGCTTATCAAAATCATAGCCAAGTTAATTGACCCTGGCCAATAGTGAAGTAGACTGATAAGCATTGAGAAGAAATGTCATCGCAGCCTGGATATGAAGATAAAACCAACTATCAACAACACAAATCAAGAAGGTGTCAAGATAAAAAGCAGGCCAAAAGAAGAATCTAGGTACCTGCCCCAGAGATGCAAGAGCATCTTTCACAAGATTGACAGCATGATCCACCACGGCAACTGCTTTAGTGGAAGATTCAACTGGATACATTGACAGGGTTGAAGGAGAGATGGAGGTAGCAAATTCCTGGATCTTCTCCCTAGCAGCATCCATGTTATCCACCCTGGCCCTGACCTCCCTGATAAGAGGAGCAATGCCAACCGCATCCTGCTTTCTCTTTTGAGTTGCCGATGATGTCTTAACAGCTGCAGTAGGTGCAACAGGAGTAACCGGAATAGCAGGCACATCAGTCAGGTCAATTGGCTTATCAGCTTCAGTACCAGGACCACCGTTGCCCTGAGAACCCTCTTCCTTGATTTGAGCAAGCCTGGCATTCAGATTAGCCGTGCTAAATTTGCCACGCCTAGAAGATAACCTGGTAGCTGCAATATGAGACACTATATCAGCAATAAAGATAAAACTACCACAAACAGACTTCCCTAAGAAGAAgagcaaaagagaaaaaaatctcACCACCAGAGATAGAAACCTCAACAGACTTGGCAGGCTTGAGAGTCTTGGGGATGTTGTCAGCTTTTAAGCAATGAGGAAAATGAGCAGCCCTGCTACAATATGGCCGTGACCTCTCAATAGAAAAAAGATCCAAAAAAGCAGTTACCCTCTCAGAAGGATAATCTATATTACATACCCAATCGTCCACTGCAAGGCAAGGTATACTTTGTTAAATATTTCCTGCTTTCCCTTTTCTACTAACAAAATATGTGCAGGTAAAACAAAATAACAGGAAACTTACCAGCAACACAAGCGTCATAGTTGAGATATGCCAGGTCAGGCCGAACGGAGTTAGTCCTGATAAACATATAGCCAGCAGCCCAATTCTTATCAGCACCATTATCCaaatgtaacaccccaactatccggccaagataattggagcgttaccatcttggtttccagaggtagggtttcaaaactccaatcaaagaacattttattaatgtaatttttaatgatttacataaatgtaaacaaatgaataaataaaatacaactcgtgacatctataatcttctagccaactagactcgtctcgtgatatcatcaagctcgtcccgtctcccgcgtactatccaaacaacctgaacataacctgctccccatatgaccaaaggatatcatatggatcgacataggccactccaaaagagataggtgacaatgcacacacacaacaaacgtcagtttcaacaaATAAAttaagtgtgacacgactcaagtgtgtgaacatacaacatgactatgatatgaataacatgatatccaacaaccgccaccacggtaccgggacacgcccagacataccgacaacctcactggtaccgggacacgcccagacataccgtcaAACACTCTGGTACCgcgacacgcccagacataccgataaccacaaacaggtaccgggacacgcccagacgtaccgggtccggaagccaaccagatcccctactagacgtcgtgtctcaaacacacgagtccctccaaactcaagtcattaatgtgcacatccctcttggagtgggaaagctccaagaggcgaaccaagcggaagacggtctcccaaccgtctcccgtctcctcaacaacaacccaAAATCACAACCGCCATTATCCaacatacaatacaatacaaataATGCAAGATACTGTACAACATGCGAATTACCGACTCAACCAATCATCTTAACcgatatcatgttataatgcaaatgactAATCAATGCCGACTCACTCAACCATATAAACATaatgaaaccgagtaggattaacctaccgcGTAGCATATCCGCATAAGAAAACCGTCACACAAGTtaggcccgtctcgtaaaaccgtctcacaaaacccatttcctaaaatacgataataatacaaatacgtataaatatactcatctaatcatacaaatacgtataaatatactaattcACGTATTCAAATACATATAATTATACGAATCTAATTATACTAATACGTATAATTATACGAATTAATACGTTTACGACTAAATAATACGACTtagttaaataaataaaacccgtcttaattattcACTCAAAAACCCGACTCGAACCCAaatactaccaccaccaccgctGCCACCATGGGCCACCACCACCACTTGCCACGGTGGCCATGACTAGCAGCGACAGCCCACTGCCACCACCCGCAACCACCACatccgccacacacacacacacacacacacacacacacacacacacacacacacacacacacacacacacacacacacacacacacacacacacacacacacacacacacacacacacacacacacacacacacacacacacacacacacacacacccttGCCGGCACCGGCCACCATCCCGGACTACGGTGGCCAGTGACCACCCCCACGCCGTGGTCACCACCGACAGCAACAATAATAGCACGGCAGtagcaacaacaaaaacaacaatggTGACACAATAACCCGCACCCCTTATTTTTCTCCCTTTTCCCGCCTCCTACAGCCACCCTCACGACCACCCAAGACCACCCCTCAACCCTCAGCCCAGATCTGCCCAAACCCAAACCAAAATCGGCCCGTAACCCGCTCGAAAACTCAGCCCTAACCCGTATGACACAACCCCCTTAAAACCCCTTTTTTTTCACTCGGTCAAACCTCTAAATGGTTGGTCAACGGCGGTCAAATGGGTGGTCAAGGATGGGTCAGAGGTGGGTCGAGGTCGGGACGAGTCAATGGtatgaataaaataatataaaggctagtataagatgGTTTACCTTACAATCTTGAGGCGAGGTGACTGAATCTccttttcctctctttctctcttctcccTTATCTTTTGTGGATATTTGGTGGATTATGTTGGGATAAGGTTGGAGTGGATAATGGTGGGATTATAAGGTGAGGGTATGTGTATAAATACatgtatcttattattattattatattattttattattctctctcaaCATAACTCgctaaatataatataatagaatattattattatataattattaatatggagtattacaatcttctccccttaaaaagaactgcGTCCTCGACGTTCACCTCACTCTCTCATTTCCTCAAATCTCATGCATTCTCTCGCACCTCACATGTTTATCAACCGTATACGTTCTTTCTAAACAACACACTCAGCCCAAAGGTCTTCACTCAATTCTCACTACTTTCTCACATtctgtactttctctttcctaaatTTGCGAATTAATACATCTACTcctcctaaaagagaacttcgtcccgaagttcgactaTCAACCTCAAAATATGATCTCATACActcattactaaattccacaaatgaccaTGTTCCAGGTTCAATACTCTCCTACTCCTTACAATTCCATAAATAAACCAGATATGGTCCCAATGCTATTGGTATAACCCTACTCTACGAACCTTCCAAACGTCAAGGTACAAGGTTCCACCCACTGTTCGAAACCCTAATCCCATAAAAACTCCCAACTCAGTTGGTTCTAAGTCTACGCATGAATctcggggtataactcgattattactacACACATATATGTCACGTCTAATCTCGTACATGCACGTGTATGAAAAATAATCATAAACATACGAACTCTATGAAACAACCAAATAATGCAACGTCACTCATCGTGTGACTCAACCATgctcaacattcccattttccgggaaccatgccacgcatataccgcgtcaaatccaccacatgatcacataTGTGTTTTCAACATTCATTCCCATTTATTACCAACACTTCCGCTCATACGGAAGACGacaatcacaatcatgcaaacAATCACTATGCAACACACAACTTACctttttcatcttacttttacgCAACGAAAGGAACTCGCGTCGATTAACATACATCAACCAAGGTTATCACATCATTAATGTCACAAGTCCACTCATGCCGAatcaacaatttccatttactttACAAAGCGTCACACCACATagtaaaacgtaaacaattcacacatATCATCTGTAAGGTTAATTTTGGTCATTCAacccaagtcaactaatataaacctCGAAATAAAGATACATGCCCAATATTTGATCAAATATtcacaaaacaagggtcaaaacAGTCCACTCGGTCGGGTTCagaaggccactcggccgagtaggcgaccactcggtcgagtgtatggtacactcggtcgagtgtcacctgggggcagaatgttttcattctcaacttggtcccaaacttcctatttcatcACACAAATGTTAATAAATCCCGATGGTAGCTCATATACCATTAGACAATCGAATCAAACATAGCTATTGGCCTTATGGTCATCATTACTACACAATTAAGATAAGATATCTAAGGCATACTACCTACAGAACCATACTATTTCATCACCAACAACTGCACTGTAGTGCAACACTCTAGTCACAACGGTAAACACAACGCATTTCACCATCTCATGGACACAGCCTGATCACTCATCACTCTCAAGAAACAGTAACAACATCGTCACTCACTTAAGCACTACAACAAAATCATGATCCAGCCCGTGGGCGTTTCACAATAACGCTTTGGAGGCAATTttacaaacaaaatatatactacTACTCTCATGGTCGGAGTCcgacacaaccactttcacacatcATTCCTATGTAATTAGGTTAACGGTCACATTATGTATCACAAATGATCAAACTCATTAACCACAAGATTGAATCCTTAAGCATTAAATGCCcccactcttactctcatgaccACAAAACCAAACTTGGTGATACCAAATCCATAATTACATATATCCTGATTACTAGAACTAAACTCATCCAcgattatacttttttttttacatgGATTCACTTAAAACTTACAACCAATTCCTCACTAAATGATGGGTTACCACTTGCAAAATATCCAACTCATCGGTCGCTCTAGTGCTCTATCTCCCGTACGCCGGTTTCCAACATCTTATCACTACTTATCCAGATTTACACCATTCTTCAAGTCACATCTCACGTTCTCCAGAACTTTTATCAGCTCATGTCATCGCTCTGTCTTACTCCTAGTTCCTCAATTATTCCCTCATCATTCTACCAATCCAAATTCAGCCATATGCTGGCTAAAATACTTGAGTCGTGCTCACAAGGTCACTCTCACATGTTCTCAAATTGCGTTCACTACCTATGCGTCCACACAACCACTAAGTATCCAATTCTTATTGCACTCCACTCATAATTTATAAGTTGTCTCTCATGATCAATTCACCATACTCAAAGCATTACATGGGCCAACTACTGTCCTAATGTTCCCAAATATTATCAAACTCGATGTCTATGTTTAATTCCACATATGTTGTCGGAAACCTATGCCTAAGGCTAGGGTGAGAAAACACTCTTTTTGGGCTCACACACAACTCTATACCCGAATATCCCGGGTTAACTGGACAGTAAGGATACTGAGAATTAAAACAATTCAAAACGGATATAAAAAGATAGGAAATCAAACAATCTTGGAGGGGATAGGAAATCATTGGTCAACACCCTAAAATAATGCCCTAATAGGACATTTGAAATATAATGAACTTTGAAAGACGATGCAATTTCAAGATCGAACTTTAGCACTTTCTTTACTTGTAATATATATTCTTTAATTCTCATTATGCAATTTTACTCAAATTTACTTAAATGCGAGATGCTATATTAAAACTCTAACATAAAGTCATTTGTCTCAAATTTCTCGAAAACTTTAATATGGAATAACCCGCCGTAGGATGGTACATGTCATTATAGGCCAAATTCAAAGTATCACTATTCGATTGGTACAAAACATAACTTAGAAAAATCAAAATATCCGGTGGGTATATCATTTATTTTCGAAAAGAAAATTTTCAAGACGGAGAATTTCTTATATATATGATTTCACAAAACGTCAAAATCAAATATTAGAGTAATACGGAATAAACGAAGTACGTCACGAGCGAAAAATCAAGCTTATTTATATTTTCTCAACATCTTCAGGAAATTTGTCGACCTTTAAGATGGAAAAATTTTGATtcacacctttttattacaaaattccaaaaaccaTACTATAGTTTTACAATATCATTAACCATATTTGGGAAAAATCAAAATGTTCATATTCCTCACTTGGTTCAAAATTTTTAGGCTAAATTTCGCAACAAAATCTTCATTTATAAGACA
The Silene latifolia isolate original U9 population chromosome 11, ASM4854445v1, whole genome shotgun sequence genome window above contains:
- the LOC141614531 gene encoding uncharacterized protein LOC141614531 — translated: MLAASIPSEFRQQFASSRELEKRSTDIYRITPIKDESLRSFLARFNKEKVSIPRYDVGTAVEAFRQGLLPNSDLYGELTKLEEDKSYKFGGSCNSKDYDKPNRKRGGRSNNYRSGPYTKPDKSEVNLTQEQQGLIKRLDNMGPVVRWPRKPDNLNPRKDHTKWCEFHMDMGHTTKDCFTLRKEVAYLLKAGYFKDLIKAMGRIEDPSKNNKEKKQERNLPPSPPLYDVKFINGGSEICGLTSSATKKISRTPQTKSPCKPNNIPPITFNDCDLVGIPNIHHDGLVISMQIGTANVRRILVDGGSSVNLIMLDVLKAMKIKEDQITKKSSVLVGFNGKTKNILGKIYLPTYAEGVASYERFGVLDCLSSYNVILGRSWIHNVKVVP
- the LOC141614532 gene encoding uncharacterized protein LOC141614532; this translates as MPKKIYHKFISFDIEQIPRNLNTQADALASLASNFTPTFFDKIRIVHILKPAISKPEQVTPVNTDNDCRTKPYYDWFLRGVLPQGRHEARAFKIRASSFSISNNTLFKRSQAGPYLRCLEPHEAKQVLQKIHKGYCVNHKGGRSLASKVLGTGYYWPTLRADYLDYCAKCEACQIHAPINHQPSEILHSISAS
- the LOC141614533 gene encoding uncharacterized protein LOC141614533; this translates as MCRYRVPSEIVCDIGTQFVGKRTKAFCDEWNINLVTSTPGYPKANGPAKSSNKVVINCLKKKLKSRRGRWVEELPLVLWAYRITPKTSTGQTPYSLVYKCEAVIPVEVHVPTSRYSLNNIEANADLMQDKLVLTEELRDSAKIRMASYQQTVAKSYNKNVKIRVFREWDLVIRKLFPNKKEISADKIEATLL